Part of the Pangasianodon hypophthalmus isolate fPanHyp1 chromosome 9, fPanHyp1.pri, whole genome shotgun sequence genome is shown below.
ACTGTTGTTGCTGaacatgtgcatcccttcatggccacaatttacccatcttctaatggctgcTTCcggtcactggatctgaatccaatagaacaccattgggatgtggtagaacgggagattcgcaacatgaaagtgcacctgaaaaatctgcaggaattgcatgatacaatcatgtcaacatgaacCAGAATCTCAacggaatgtttccaacatcttgtggaatccatgccacaaataATTGAGGCTGTtgtgagagcaaagggaggccctactcagtattagtacagtgttcctaataaagtgcgtGTATATAGAGAGCACACTGGTCACATTATTGGGTTCTTTCGTGGAGAGCCTGCGagatctgcacttgtgaagtccGATAGCTCCGGATTGCAATGACCAACATGCATTATACGTTATGCGGTTACGCCACATTATTACTGTTAAacagagctcttcagtagcttttaaACAACACCAAACGCTGCAGAAATGGCTTTTCTGTTTctgctacagagctcattatgtttctgTCAATCACTTGTCCTAGAtcagacactttgtttattcagtcaaaATATTGGTGAGaagttatacatttatttatttgtttttaagatatggtaaatctgtagtacattttgtttacaatattaaactgCTGTTCAcagtttttgatttatttagttttatacagacaaaaatgcacattgcgttgtttttttttttcattcaaattttgttccaAATATTCTAAGAATCGAATCGAAATAATCAAGTCAGTATTGTGAACTGAATTGCAGTGTGACCGGAGTGTATCGTTACATCCCTATCAATAAATGAGCACACACTCAGCTgtgttaatgtaaaaataatactaattcCATTTCCCCCCACATTCGGAGTGTATTCTGTTCAATTATATTAAACTTTTCCTATTATCAaccaatttctttcttttccaggaGAAACAGGAAAAGCTTTGCCGGGAGTCccagaaaacaaataaaatgcttcATGAAGAACAGAAACGGTTGgagatagaaaaaaaagccCAAGAAAAATATAATGCATGGCTCCATAAGAAAAagcaagaggaaaaagaaaggaaattgaAAGAGCAAGTATGTTCATAGAggcatttataattattaaagtaAACAAGCTGaactatttttctgtttgtttgtttatttatttatttatattgacaGGAAGAAATAGCtagaagagaaaaggaggagagagaacagaaagagagagcagatGAGAAGTTCAAAGAGTGGCTTAAAAACAtaacagacaaagaaagacataaACGTAAGTCATCAGCATGTTCTGCTGGTAAGTGGAAAATTCTCTCTTTAAAATGAGCTGCACATTTTCTTTGGAAATGAAATAGTTAGATCATCTTATCCAAATCTTTAGTTTTCAAAGTTTAGTCATGTAAAATACACCTTTCCTTCATTTTGTGTCAGTGGAAGCTAAAaccttttttcttgttttcagaTGGCTATGACAATCTAAACTATCCAGCTCCCAGTTTTGTGAATCCTATTCCATGGAAGCCCATTCACATTCCCCAGCAGGACAGAACGCCTAGGAAGAACTCAGCACACAGGAAACAGCCAGGTCCACCGAAAAATTGCTCAACTCCATGTCTCACTTACAAACCAAAAGACACAATCAGCTTTGCATCCAAAAGACTGTGATACTTTCGGGTTGAGATCAAACATGGAACTTTTACTGTTATTAAACTGTACAGTACAAACAGAAGGGTTTTTATATTTGAAGATGATTTTAGAAATGCTTGTGGTCCTGATCTTGCACGGATTTAGCGTTCAATGGTTTATAGTGCTCACAGGCTAGAATGTGATGATTTTATAACTGTGTAATTGTGGCAGAAATGAttgaaaaatacaaacactttttaaaactgaattttttttccccttctctccAATAAAATGCTACTGCATAAGCAAGGATATTCAAGTTTCAATATGTCAACATACTCTGTATGTTTGGTTTCATGTAAGAGTTTCCAAGGAACCAAAACAAGACTTGCTGGGAATGTGACTTGCTGGGATTAGTAATTAATGAGTCTTTATTCTTGTTTATACATACAGGCTTACTCCTACACTTCCCTCACAAAGACCTCTCTGTCTCAACAAATAGCCTGTGCACTCTAAGCAGCATGTATTCAGTGGAGTACAGAATTCAGTAGTCATTGATGCAGCAAAACTGATGTTAGTTATCATCAACATATGTTAGTCCTACGTCATTTTCCTCTTCACAAAAAGCAGATTTTTTGATTTGTGTGGGCAGATAGAAAATGGCAGATGTCCATTTCACACACTTGTGTACTGTCCAGTGCCTGGCAGTGCCTTGTGGCTCTGTGAACTGTGTTGACAACAcaagtctttgtgtgtgt
Proteins encoded:
- the ccdc34 gene encoding coiled-coil domain-containing protein 34 isoform X1, translated to MSVPQSASSKSLTSTPLKSKSAVPRSIPRSRSVESTGDSTYSLLSPIYHDSFELSDDDKEEAQNQCQPPDDPSLAAHEGVLPIGPSRNESLHAEDTSTGKLNLSAWEQWLVSKAKEERIKIHQKSLQLKALKQKKEQEETEQQRKKTVNECKIQEWLQMKRQQEKQEKLCRESQKTNKMLHEEQKRLEIEKKAQEKYNAWLHKKKQEEKERKLKEQEEIARREKEEREQKERADEKFKEWLKNITDKERHKRKSSACSADGYDNLNYPAPSFVNPIPWKPIHIPQQDRTPRKNSAHRKQPGPPKNCSTPCLTYKPKDTISFASKRL
- the ccdc34 gene encoding coiled-coil domain-containing protein 34 isoform X3, which gives rise to MSVPQSASSKSLTSTPLKSKSAVPRSIPRSRSVESTGDSTYSLLSPIYHDSFELSDDDKEEAQNQCQPPDDPSLAAHEGVLPIGPSRNESLHAEDTSTGKLNLSAWEQWLVSKAKEERIKIHQKSLQEKQEKLCRESQKTNKMLHEEQKRLEIEKKAQEKYNAWLHKKKQEEKERKLKEQEEIARREKEEREQKERADEKFKEWLKNITDKERHKRKSSACSADGYDNLNYPAPSFVNPIPWKPIHIPQQDRTPRKNSAHRKQPGPPKNCSTPCLTYKPKDTISFASKRL